DNA from Palaemon carinicauda isolate YSFRI2023 chromosome 23, ASM3689809v2, whole genome shotgun sequence:
agagagagagagagagtcatgtattGCTATGAATGTGTGTACACTGAGGCAATAGAAAAGAACAGCATACGAGTATTTTTCTATAGCTCTTACAGCTTAAGAACGACATGAAAAGATTATTTATAGATAATTTATGTCTTGTAACAGTAAATGGTGGTATTTTCAACATTATACGAATTTCACTTTTAATGTCTATCACTATATTTTAGGTTTTAGAGCTATTTcttttaccatattattattattattattattattattattattattattattattattattattattattattattattaggggtatCCTGATATCAATGTATcttttttttcgttcttttttcTACGACCCAATTTTTAGTACGGGGCTTTTTAAGTGAGTATATGTTATCTTTGCAATAGATCAATTATAGATAAGGCAATGACATAATGGTGTGTAAACTCATAAGAAAAGGTTCAAGGGAATGATGACGGAGGGGCGGAATTATTGGTGGAAGGGAATCTTTGGAGGtatcactattttatatatatatatatatatatatatatatatatatattatatatatatttatatatatatatatatatatatatatatatatatatatatatatatatatatatatatgagagagagagagagagagagagagagagagagagagagagagagagagagagagagagagagagagagagagaatcagactgAAAAGTATTCATATATAATACCAGATAACCAAAGGCCAAACCTTAATTAATTAATGTTcttataaaaaactaataaaaacgaAAATTACATGAACGTAATATTAATAATCCCATTTTGGACTCCACTCGTTTTACCTTCCTCCCGGATCGGTCTCTGAAATTTCTGACTTTCACCAAGGGTGACGTTgccacaaaaagaaagacatttggTTTTCATCTGATTCAGACTACTAATCCTGATCCAGAATTAGGATGTGGATTatcaccaaaatttattggagtTATCCAtagcctatgatctatctgtggtgacaatttcatcaaaatttgtcaatttgttttgacgtttttaaagtgacgaaaaatacaaatccggatttaGAATTAGTATCTGGATCACCAAGATCTAATGTGGTCAGTCATGCCCTTAGaggtatctgtggtgaaaatttcgtcacaatccttcaagtagttttgacgtaatcctgtctacagacaaaaAGACAAACAGCTACACAGATAAatttggatctagaatctggatctgaaATTAGGTCATCTCCAAAAGATAATGGCATCGTCCATGTtataagatctatctttggtggaaattttgtcaaaatctgtctatTACTTTTGACGTATTCTTTAAAATTgggaaaaaatgcaaatccggatctagaatctggatccggacccagaacatctccaaaatttaatgtcgtccatgacctaagatgtaTCTGTGGTAGTgaatagttttgacataatcctgttcaCATACgctcagacaaataaataaatagataaataaatcatgTCAAATACAACTAACCTTATTTGGACGGAGCAAACagcatgaacaggttatcagtgcgaggagagagagataacaaacaatataaaaaagaacaaaaataacattacagtgtacgagcatgtgtgatacacatgCTGTACATTCATGTGAAATAAGGTGGCCTGCTCTTCAAAGGCGTACTATAGActggtcatctggtaggagatatgcagcctttaggcaatcaatggaaacccagtcttctttgccatgcatgttGGGAAGGAATGATTTCGTCACATggcggatcacgaggaaagggcctgtgtaagggggtgaTAGTGGTAGTTTTCTAGTGTTGTTTCACAGGAAAATATGCGTTGCCaagtgcaaatctgtcagtatgtgttgcttagcttgttgcttgtaagtctggcggtatggagtaaattttcccacaacatgacgtgggcgctggagattgtcagaggaggttgcagaccaGCAAAAATTCGGCAGGACAACcgactggtcgccatacaccatttcagctgctgagacatccagggcgtctttaggagtggtccttagtcccaggaggacccagggaagctgggtaaaccagtggGAGTCCTTGCAGTTGGACATCAAAGCTGGTTTTAagagatgatgaaaacgttcaatcataccataggcagcagggttgtatgcagttgtctgatgaaggTTGATAACTAGGTGATTCGATattatatccacaattgagaggtgaaagtggtacccctgtcataagtgatatgctcagggataccaaatctcgctatccatccttaGAGTAAAGTTGATGTACACAAGACGTTTGTTGCAGTTTCCactggaatggcttcaggccaacgaggtgagcagtcgatgacggtaaacaggtaatggtgtctATGTTGtgtgtaggggacctacaacattgacgtgaatgtgggcaaagtgccgttgaggttaaggaaaggtgcccactcctgaatcagtgtgtcgatttACTTTTGAGCTTTGCAAGAACAGATGTGGACCCAATCCTTTGTATCCATAGCAATGCCATGGCAAAGGAACTTTGTCTTCAGTTGCTATGCAGtaaaacggcatgagggatgtgaaaggccatgaatgaaatcaaacatctgtcagcgcatgggacaaggtatccacagtctaggattaccagtactgatgtcttagaggagggcggtgttggagtcatcgagagggACGTTCTCCCAACGGAAATATCTATAAGATgccctatatgcttggtactcagGATCTTTTCATTGGGATTTTGCGAAGGCATTGTAATCCACTCCCAGGTGAATGGtgcccaatgtgtttcttgacagggtattggCAATGGAGTCATCAAGAGGGACGTTCTCCCAACGGAAATATCTATAAGatgccctacatgcttggtactcaggATCTTTTCGTTGGGATTTTGCGAAGGCACTGTAATCAACTCCAAGGTGAATGGtgcccaatgtgtttcttgacagggttttggcaatgggattcattttaccagggacgtGGTGAAGGgcacagttgtattcagccatggtggagagatgtcgtcATCTACAGACAGATCAGGCGTCGGACTGAtgagtgaaggagtgcaccagaggcaattggtccgtgcgaatgacgaaggatgtACCTTCAAAGAAGTGTCGAaaatgacagacagccaagtgcaccaccaccaattcgtggtcgaaggtagagtagccttggacagttttccactgaagaaggccaatgggtggggcgagccattgaccacttgctcgaggactgccccaatagctACGTTGCTGACatttgtggagagaaggagaggtgcatttgTCACAGGAAAAGTGAGGGCTGCATCGGTTGATGGGACATTCTTTGTGCTGCTGAAGGccatttcttgaaggggaccccacttcaggttttttggcttacCTTTGAGGAAGGTTTAGAGGGAGGAAAGAGTGGCAGCGAGGtttggcaggaaacagtgataatagttgatcatgcccaagaattcttccaGTGGATTG
Protein-coding regions in this window:
- the LOC137617632 gene encoding uncharacterized protein, whose protein sequence is MTPTPPSSKTSVLGYHFHLSIVDIISNHLVINLHQTTAYNPAAYGMIERFHHLLKPALMSNCKDSHWFTQLPWVLLGLRTTPKDALDVSAAEMVYGDQSVVLPNFCWSATSSDNLQRPRHVVGKFTPYRQTYKQQAKQHILTDLHLATHIFL